CGGGCAGGGTGATCTCCACCAGGTTGGCCTGACCCGTGCGGAACTCCATCAGCCGCACTAGGTCGCCGACGGCGACGGCCTCCTCGATCAGCGACGCCAGCATGCGGGGTGTTGATACCGCGACGTCTACCCCCCAGGCGTCGTTGAACAGCCACTCGTTGCGGGGATCGTTGACCCGCGCCACCACCCGCGGCACCGCGAACTCGGTCTTGGCCAGCAGGCTGAGCACCACGTTGACCTTGTCGTCGCCGGTAGCGGCGACGACCACGTCGAAGTCCTCGAGGTGAATCGACTCCAGCAGGCTCAGTTCGCAGGCATCGCCGAGCCGCCAGTGCGCCTCCGGGATGGCGTCGGCGTCGAGGTGATCGGGATTGCGCTCGATCAGGGTGATTTCATGTCCGTTCTCCACGAGTTCGCGGGTGACCGAGCGGCCCACCGCGCCCGCTCCGGCGACAGCGACCTTCATCTTCGGGCCCCCGCCTCGAAGTCCTCACTCGGCGGCAGGGCCGCGATGGCCACCGCCTCGGCGGCCCTGCCGGATATCGCGGCGACGTAGACGCTGTCGCCGGCCTGCAGGACCGTCTTCGGCTCCGGCAACACACCGGTTCCGAATCGAATCAAGAACGCAATCCGTGCGCCGGTGGCCTGCTCGAGATCGGTCGCCCGGTGACCCACCCAGTCCTCGTGCAGGACGACCTCGGCGACGGCGACGGTACCGGTCGGATCGCGCCACTTGGCGGTCTCGGTCTCCCGTGTCAGCGCGTTGAGCAGTCGATCGGTGGTCCAGGGCACGGTCGCGATGGTGGGGATGCCGAGTCGCTCGTAGACCTCCGCGCGCTTGGCGTCGTAGATGCGCGCGACGACGCGCTGCACACCGAACGTTTCCCGGGCCAATCGTGCCGAGATGATGTTGGAGTTGTCCCCGGAGGACACCGCGGCGAATGCGTCGGCCCCGTCGATGCCCGCCCGTATTAGTACATCCCGGTCGAATCCCTGACCCAGCACCCGCTCACCGGGAAACTGCGGGCTGAGCCGATTGAACGCGGCGCTGTCACGGTCGATAATCGCGACGTCATGGCCTATCCGGGACAATCCGTCGGCCACCGCAGCCCCGACCCGGCCGCACCCCATCACAACCACCCGCATTTGAGGTCCTCTCGGCTGTGTCCTGTGCGTATACGCAATCGGCAACCCGCGGTGGCCAGCCGATTTGAGCGGCGAACATTCTCGCGTAGGGAACGCTACCGCCAGGCCTGCAGGGGCTTACCCTTGGCTCTCGTGTCCAAACTTTCAACCGCCGCTCGCCGGTTGCTTATCGGCCGGCCTTTTCGCAGCGACCGGCTGCATCACACGCTGTTGCCCAAGCGGATCGCTTTGCCGGTGTTCGCCTCGGATGCGATGTCATCGGTGGCCTACGCCCCCGAGGAGATCTTCCTGGTGCTCTCGGTGGCCGGGCTGGCGGCCTACTCGATGGCACCGTGGATCGCGCTGGCGGTCGCGGCCGTCCTGCTCGTCGTGGTGTCCAGCTACCGGCAAAATGTGCACGCCTACCCCTCCGGTGGCGGCGACTACGAGGTCGTCACCACCAACCTGGGGGACACCGCCGGCCTGGTAGTCGCCAGCGCTCTGATGGTGGATTACGTTCTCACCGTTGCGGTTTCGATATCGTCGGCGACGTCGAACATCGGCTCCGCGATCCCGTTTGTCTACGACCACAAGGTGTTGTGCGCGGTGTGCGCGATCGTGTTGGTGACGGCGATGAACCTGCGCGGGGTCCGCGAATCGGGGGTGACATTCGCCATCCCGACCTACGCGTTCATCGCCGGAATCGCCATCATGCTCCTTTGGGGGTTGTTCCGGATCTTCGTGTTGGGCAACCCGGTGCGCGCCGAATCCGCCGGGTTCGTCATGCACGCCGAGCATGGCAAGGTTGTTGGTTTCGCGCTGGCATTCCTGGTGGCCCGGTCGTTCTCCTCGGGGTGCGCGGCGCTGACCGGTGTGGAGGCCATCAGCAACGGGGTGCCGGCGTTTGAGAAGCCCAAGTCCCGCAACGCCGCGGCAACCCTGCTCATGCTGGGCGCCATCGCGGTGACCTTGCTGGTGGGGATCGTCGCGATGGCTGTGATGACCGGCGCCCAGGTCGTCGACGATCCCGAAACGCAGCTGACCGGTGCTCCGCCGGACTACCAGCAGAAGACGCTGGTCGCGCAGCTGGCAAAAGCTGTTTTCGGCAGCTTCCACCTCGGGTTCCTGCTGATTACCGCGGTCACCGCGCTCATCCTGGTGCTGGCCGCCAACACCGCGTTCAACGGCTTCCCGGTGCTCGGCTCGGTTTTGGCGCAGCACAGTTACCTGCCCCGCCAACTGCACACCCGCGGGGACCGGCTGGCGTTCTCCAACGGAATCCTGTTCCTCGCCGCGGCGGCAATCGGGGCGGTTGTTGCGTTCCGCGCCGAACTCACCGCACTGATCCAGCTGTACATCGTCGGCGTGTTCATATCGTTCACGCTGAGCCAGATCGGCATGGTCCGGCACTGGACGCGGTTGCTGAGCACCGAGGTCGATCCGCGTGCTCGGCACACGATGATGCGCTCTCGAGTGGTCAACACGGTCGGTTTCCTGTCCACCAGTACCGTCCTGTTGATCGTGCTGGTGACAAAATTCCTTGCCGGAGCATGGATCGCGATTGTTGCCATGGGCGCACTTTTCATCATGATGAAGCTGATTCGCAGGCACTACAACACGGTCAGCCGGGAGCTGGTGGAGCAGGCCGCGGCCGAGGAGACCGAAATGGTGCTGCCCAGCCGCAATCACGCCGTGGTGCTGGTGTCCAAGTTGCACCTGCCGACCCGGCGCGCACTGGCCTATGCACGAGCGACCCGCCCCGACGTGTTGGAAGCCGTGACGGTTAACGTCGACGAAGCGGATACCCGTGATCTGGTGCGCAAATGGCAGGACAGCGATATCAGCGTGCCACTCAAGGTCATCGCCTCGCCGTACCGCGAAATCACGCGTCCGGTACTCGATTACGTCAAACGGGCCAGCAAGGAGTCGCCACGCACCGTGGTGACGGTATTCATCCCGGAGTACGTGGTGGGGCATTGGTGGGAACAGGTTCTGCACAACCAGAGCGCGCTGCGGCTCAAAGGCCGGTTGCTGTTCATGCCTGGGGTGATGGTGACCTCGGTTCCGTGGCAGCTGACTTCGTCGGAGCGGGTCAAGACGTTTCAGCCGCACGTGGCTCCCGGTGACACCCGACGGGGAATTTTCGATTGACCCCGAATACCGAAGCCGACGAGGCGTCGAACACGTGACATCCCCATCAGCGCGCGGGGAACTGACCGTAGTCACCGGTGCCCCCGCAAACGGCGGCAGCTGCGTGGCACACCACGAGGGCCGGGTGGTCTTCGTCCGCTACGCGTTGCCCGGCGAACGTGTGCGGGTGCGGGTCACCGCGGACCGCGGTTCCTATTGGCATGCAGCGGCAATCGAGGTGATCGACCCGTCGCCCGACCGCAGGGCGTCGCTGTGCCCGATCGCCGGGGTGGACGGTGCCGGGTGTTGTGATCTGGCGTTTGCCGCCCCCGAAGCGGCCCGGGTACTCAAGGGGCAAGTGGTGGCCAACCAGCTGGAACGGCTCGGCGGGTACCACTGGCATGGCGAGGCCGAACCGCTGTCGGATGCCGGCCCCACCGGTTGGCGCACCCGGGTCCGGCTCGAAGTGGGGACGGACGGCCGCCCCGGCTTTCACCGCTACCACAGCACGGAGCTGGTGAGTGACCTGGGCTGCGGGCAGTTGCCCGCCGGCATGCTGGACGGGCTGACCGAGGCCTTTTCCCAATCCGACTTGCCGGCGGCAGCTCAGCTGCACGTGGCCGTCGACGATGACGGCGAGCGCCATGTGGTGCGCACCGTCCGGCAGCACCGCCGCAACGCGACGAGGAACGTGGCCAAGGTGCTGGAGGGCAGCTACCAGGCGGTGCAGCGGGTGGGCCGGCGCAGTTGGCGGGTGCCGGTCACGGCCTTCTGGCAGGCGCATCGCGACGCGGCGTCGGTCTACAGTTGCCTGGTCGCTGACTGGGCGCAGCCCGCTGCGGGCATGACTGCCTGGGATCTCTACGGCGGCGCGGGGGTTTTCGCCGCGGTGCTGGGTGAGGCGGTGGGGGAGTCCGGGCGGGTGCTGACCGTCGACACCTCGCGGGCGGCGTCGCACGCCGCGCGGGCCGCCTTGGGTGAGCTACCGCAGGTGGACATCGTCACCGATTCGGTGCGTCGGGCACTGGAGGCGCAACGGGGGGGCGTCGACCTGGCGGTGCTGGATCCGCCGCGGTCGGGTGCCGGGCGCGAAGTCATCGACCTACTGGCCGCCGCCGGGGTACCGCGCGTGGTGCATATCGGTTGCGAGGCAGCATCTTTCGCTCGCGATATCAGCCTCTACCTCGGTCGTGGGTACGGCGTCGAGAAGATCAAGGTGTTCGACGCGTTCCCGCTGACTCACCACATCGAATGCGTCGCGCTGTTGACGCGGTGAGTTGTGCGTCGAGACTGCGGTGAGCGCGTGGATCAACGCTCTCGACGGGCTCGGGCCGACAGACGTGTTCACCGGGTGGTGATTATGCTGGCGATGGCGCTCCGGGAAGTCTGGTCGGAACTGGGATTCCCAATTCTCGCGGTACGACGGCTTGTCCGGCGCACCGCGCCTACCGGGAGGAAAGCGCGAGTCATGCCGAACCTCAAGACGTTATGACCGAGGTGATCCGGGTCCGTGGGCTCACCTTCACCTATCCCAAGGCGGCAACGCCCGCTGTGCGTGGCATGGACTTCACCGTGGGCCGCGGTGAGATTTTCGGATTCCTCGGTCCCAGTGGGGCGGGGAAGTCGACGACGCAGCGGCTTCTCGTCGGCCTGCTTCGTGGCCACGGCGGCGAGGCCGCGGTCTGGGGTAGGGATCCGGTGTCCTGGGGATCCGACTACTACGAGCGCATCGGCGTGTCGTTCGAGCTGCCCAACCACTATCAGAAGCTCACTGGGCTGGAGAACCTGCGGTTTTTCGCCTCGCTGTACGCAGGTCCGACGCTGGACCCGATGCAGCTGCTGGACTCCGTCGGCCTGGCCGACGACGCCCATACCCGGGTGGGCAGCTACTCCAAGGGCATGCAGATGCGGCTGACGTTCGTCAGGTCGCTGATCAACGATCCCGAGTTGCTCTTCCTCGACGAACCGACCTCCGGCATGGACCCGGTGAACGCCCGCGCGGTCAAAAGCATGATCAGGGAACTGAAATCACGCGGGCGCACGGTGTTTCTCACCACCCACGACATGACCACGGCCGACGAGTTGTGTGACCGGGTGGCGTTCGTGGTCGACGGGAGGATCGTCGCCCTGGACCGGCCCGCCGAGCTGAAGATCGCCCGCAGCCAGCGTCTGGTCCGGGTCGAATACCGAGAAGACGGAACCGGCGGTGGCAGTCTGGCCGCCGCCGAGTTTGCGATGGACACCCTGGCCGATGACCCGGAGTTCCACGCGGTGCTGCGTGGACGGCACGTCGAGACCATCCACAGCAGGGAAGCCAGTCTCGACGACGTCTTCGTCGAAGTGACCGGCAGGCGGTTGTTGTGACGCGGCTGGCGTCGGCGCTGCGGCTGGAGCTGACCCTGCAAACCCGGCAGCGGTTCCTGCATGCGGCGGTCTTCTCCGGGCTGATCTGGCTGGCGGTGCTGTTGCCGATGCCGGCCCACCTGCGTCCGGTCGCCGAACCCTACGTGCTAGCGGGCGACATCACCATCATTGGCTTCTTCTTTGTCGCCGGCACCGTGTTCTTCGAAAAGCAGGAACGTACGCTGTGGGCGGTCATTGCCACCCCGCTGCGGTTCGGTGAGTACTTGGCCGCCAAACTGGCTGTCCTGCTGGCGATCTCGCTAGCAGTGGCCGTGGTGGTCGCGACCATCGCGCATGGGTTCTCCTATCACCCGGCACCGATGATCCTCGCGGTGGCGCTGGGGACGTTGCTGATGCTGTTGGTGGGCTTCATCAGCTCGTTGCCGTTCGCGTCGATCAGCGACTGGTTTCTGGCGGCGACCATTCCGCTGGCCGTGATGAATCTGCCGGTCCTGTACTACTCCGGTCTGTGGCCGAACCCGGTGCTGTATCTGGTGCCCACCCAGGGACCGCTGCTGCTGCTGGGCGCGGCCTTCGACCAACTCAGCTTGGCGCCGTGGCAGATCG
The nucleotide sequence above comes from Mycobacterium decipiens. Encoded proteins:
- a CDS encoding potassium channel family protein yields the protein MKVAVAGAGAVGRSVTRELVENGHEITLIERNPDHLDADAIPEAHWRLGDACELSLLESIHLEDFDVVVAATGDDKVNVVLSLLAKTEFAVPRVVARVNDPRNEWLFNDAWGVDVAVSTPRMLASLIEEAVAVGDLVRLMEFRTGQANLVEITLPDNTPWGGKPVRKLKLPRDAVLVTILRGPRVIVPEADEPLEGGDELLFVAVTEAEEELSRLLLPST
- a CDS encoding potassium channel family protein, with protein sequence MRVVVMGCGRVGAAVADGLSRIGHDVAIIDRDSAAFNRLSPQFPGERVLGQGFDRDVLIRAGIDGADAFAAVSSGDNSNIISARLARETFGVQRVVARIYDAKRAEVYERLGIPTIATVPWTTDRLLNALTRETETAKWRDPTGTVAVAEVVLHEDWVGHRATDLEQATGARIAFLIRFGTGVLPEPKTVLQAGDSVYVAAISGRAAEAVAIAALPPSEDFEAGARR
- a CDS encoding APC family permease, with the translated sequence MSKLSTAARRLLIGRPFRSDRLHHTLLPKRIALPVFASDAMSSVAYAPEEIFLVLSVAGLAAYSMAPWIALAVAAVLLVVVSSYRQNVHAYPSGGGDYEVVTTNLGDTAGLVVASALMVDYVLTVAVSISSATSNIGSAIPFVYDHKVLCAVCAIVLVTAMNLRGVRESGVTFAIPTYAFIAGIAIMLLWGLFRIFVLGNPVRAESAGFVMHAEHGKVVGFALAFLVARSFSSGCAALTGVEAISNGVPAFEKPKSRNAAATLLMLGAIAVTLLVGIVAMAVMTGAQVVDDPETQLTGAPPDYQQKTLVAQLAKAVFGSFHLGFLLITAVTALILVLAANTAFNGFPVLGSVLAQHSYLPRQLHTRGDRLAFSNGILFLAAAAIGAVVAFRAELTALIQLYIVGVFISFTLSQIGMVRHWTRLLSTEVDPRARHTMMRSRVVNTVGFLSTSTVLLIVLVTKFLAGAWIAIVAMGALFIMMKLIRRHYNTVSRELVEQAAAEETEMVLPSRNHAVVLVSKLHLPTRRALAYARATRPDVLEAVTVNVDEADTRDLVRKWQDSDISVPLKVIASPYREITRPVLDYVKRASKESPRTVVTVFIPEYVVGHWWEQVLHNQSALRLKGRLLFMPGVMVTSVPWQLTSSERVKTFQPHVAPGDTRRGIFD
- a CDS encoding class I SAM-dependent RNA methyltransferase, encoding MTSPSARGELTVVTGAPANGGSCVAHHEGRVVFVRYALPGERVRVRVTADRGSYWHAAAIEVIDPSPDRRASLCPIAGVDGAGCCDLAFAAPEAARVLKGQVVANQLERLGGYHWHGEAEPLSDAGPTGWRTRVRLEVGTDGRPGFHRYHSTELVSDLGCGQLPAGMLDGLTEAFSQSDLPAAAQLHVAVDDDGERHVVRTVRQHRRNATRNVAKVLEGSYQAVQRVGRRSWRVPVTAFWQAHRDAASVYSCLVADWAQPAAGMTAWDLYGGAGVFAAVLGEAVGESGRVLTVDTSRAASHAARAALGELPQVDIVTDSVRRALEAQRGGVDLAVLDPPRSGAGREVIDLLAAAGVPRVVHIGCEAASFARDISLYLGRGYGVEKIKVFDAFPLTHHIECVALLTR
- a CDS encoding ABC transporter ATP-binding protein, coding for MTEVIRVRGLTFTYPKAATPAVRGMDFTVGRGEIFGFLGPSGAGKSTTQRLLVGLLRGHGGEAAVWGRDPVSWGSDYYERIGVSFELPNHYQKLTGLENLRFFASLYAGPTLDPMQLLDSVGLADDAHTRVGSYSKGMQMRLTFVRSLINDPELLFLDEPTSGMDPVNARAVKSMIRELKSRGRTVFLTTHDMTTADELCDRVAFVVDGRIVALDRPAELKIARSQRLVRVEYREDGTGGGSLAAAEFAMDTLADDPEFHAVLRGRHVETIHSREASLDDVFVEVTGRRLL
- a CDS encoding ABC transporter permease — its product is MTRLASALRLELTLQTRQRFLHAAVFSGLIWLAVLLPMPAHLRPVAEPYVLAGDITIIGFFFVAGTVFFEKQERTLWAVIATPLRFGEYLAAKLAVLLAISLAVAVVVATIAHGFSYHPAPMILAVALGTLLMLLVGFISSLPFASISDWFLAATIPLAVMNLPVLYYSGLWPNPVLYLVPTQGPLLLLGAAFDQLSLAPWQIGYAVVYPTVGVAGLFWMADVMFARYVVAKGG